The Salvia miltiorrhiza cultivar Shanhuang (shh) chromosome 1, IMPLAD_Smil_shh, whole genome shotgun sequence genome has a window encoding:
- the LOC130990203 gene encoding salviol synthase-like, translating into MEFNIPSTLIALLSFLLFLLTFRKSRRISKFANNYSHIPGPKTLPLIGNLHLMLRATVPHHMFRDLAAKHGPLMHLQLGEIHFVVISSVDFAKQVVRTHDLNFANRPRGLVAETLSYNYTAIVFTPYGDHWRQLRKICTLELLSARRVQSFRHIREEESMNMCEWIASRAGSPANLSEKLFLTSYDIITRAVVGARTAECGTMTSIIEEATQLGAGFMLADLYPSVKWLPLITGARFKIRRMHRKLDKLFSSIVEQHRSAGDAAGVFEDLVDVLLKIQRDGTELPLTIDNIKAVVLDMFIAGTDTSSITIEWAMSELIRNPSKLNKAQEEVRKVFDDKGYIDEDKFDELKYLKLIIKETLRLHPPLPFLVPRINAERCEINGYEIPAKTTVIVNAWALGRDPKYWKDADKFIPERFEESSHDFKGNNLEYLPFGAGRRMCPGMSFGLANIELPLAMLLYHFDWKMPKGIQNKDLDMAEAFGVTVRKKHHLHLIPTVKRPLRAAA; encoded by the exons ATGGAGTTCAACATCCCATCAACACTCATAGCTCTACTTTCATTTCTCCTCTTTCTCCTCACGTTTCGCAAATCGCGACGAATCTCAAAATTCGCGAACAATTACTCACACATCCCAGGTCCCAAAACCCTCCCTCTCATCGGAAACCTCCATCTCATGCTACGCGCCACCGTGCCCCACCACATGTTCAGAGACCTCGCCGCCAAACACGGGCCCCTTATGCACCTCCAGCTGGGCGAGATCCACTTCGTCGTCATCTCATCCGTCGACTTCGCAAAACAAGTGGTGCGAACCCACGACCTCAACTTCGCCAACCGCCCCCGCGGGCTGGTGGCGGAGACGCTCTCCTACAATTACACGGCGATCGTCTTCACCCCCTACGGCGACCACTGGCGCCAGCTGCGGAAGATCTGCACGCTCGAGCTCCTGAGCGCGCGCCGCGTGCAGTCCTTCCGCCACATAAGAGAGGAGGAGAGCATGAATATGTGCGAATGGATAGCTTCCCGCGCGGGATCGCCGGCCAACCTGTCGGAGAAGCTGTTCTTGACGTCGTACGATATTATTACGAGGGCGGTGGTCGGGGCGAGGACCGCGGAGTGCGGAACGATGACTTCTATTATTGAAGAAGCCACCCAGTTGGGGGCGGGATTCATGCTGGCCGACCTCTATCCTTCCGTCAAATGGCTGCCGTTGATCACCGGAGCCCGGTTCAAGATCCGGCGGATGCATCGGAAATTAGACAAGCTGTTCAGTAGCATCGTGGAGCAGCATAGGTCAGCAGGTGATGCTGCAggtgtgtttgaagatcttgtAGATGTTCTGCTCAAGATTCAACGAGATGGGACTGAATTACCTCTTACCATTGACAATATCAAAGCGGTGGTGCTG GATATGTTCATTGCAGGAACTGACACGTCATCCATTACCATCGAATGGGCAATGTCAGAGCTGATAAGAAACCCCAGCAAACTCAACAAGGCACAAGAAGAAGTAAGAAAGGTTTTCGACGACAAGGGATACATAGATGAAGACAAGTTTGATGAGCTGAAATACCTCAAATTAATCATCAAAGAGACTTTGAGATTGCACCCACCGTTGCCGTTTCTAGTCCCCAGAATCAACGCAGAAAGATGTGAAATCAATGGATACGAAATCCCAGCAAAAACCACAGTGATTGTGAATGCATGGGCACTGGGAAGGGACCCCAAGTATTGGAAAGATGCAGACAAGTTTATACCAGAGAGATTCGAGGAAAGCTCCCATGATTTCAAAGGGAACAATCTAGAATACTTACCCTTTGGTGCAGGAAGGAGAATGTGTCCCGGCATGTCGTTCGGGCTTGCCAATATTGAGCTTCCGCTTGCTATGCTTCTCTATCATTTCGATTGGAAGATGCCTAAGGGGATCCAGAATAAGGATTTGGATATGGCGGAGGCCTTCGGTGTCACCGTTAGAAAGAAACACCATTTGCATCTGATTCCCACTGTTAAACGACCTTTGCGTGCAGCTGCTTGA
- the LOC130990212 gene encoding 26S proteasome regulatory subunit 7 has protein sequence MAHDPEDEIKDEKNPKPLDEDDIALLKTYGLGPYSNSIKKAEKEIKEMAKKINDLCGIKESDTGLAAPSQWDLVSDKQMMQEEQPLQVARCTKIINPNTEDAKYVINVKQIAKFVVGLGDKVSPTDIEEGMRVGVDRNKYQIQIPLPPKIDPSVTMMTVEEKPDVTYNDVGGCKEQIEKMREVVELPMLHPEKFVKLGIDPPKGVLCYGPPGTGKTLLARAVANRTDACFIRVIGSELVQKYVGEGARMVRELFQMARSKKACIVFFDEVDAIGGARFDDGVGGDNEVQRTMLEIVNQLDGFDARGNIKVLMATNRPDTLDPALLRPGRLDRKVEFGLPDLESRTQIFKIHTRTMNCERDIRFELLARLCPNSTGADIRSVCTEAGMYAIRARRKTVTEKDFLDAVNKVIKGYQKFSATPKYMVYN, from the exons ATGGCGCACGATCCAGAGGATGAGATCAAGGACGAGAAGAACCCTAAGCCTCTCGATGAAGATGATATCGCCCTCCTCAAAACCTAT GGTTTGGGACCTTACTCGAACAGCATAAAGAAAGCTGAGaaggaaatcaaggagatgGCAAAGAAGATCAATGATTTATGTG GTATTAAGGAATCGGACACTGGTTTAGCTGCACCAAGTCAGTGGGATCTTGTTTCTGATAAGCAAATGATGCAGGAGGAACAACCTCTTCAG GTTGCAAGATGCACAAAGATAATCAATCCAAACACAGAGGATGCCAAGTATGTTATAAATGTCAAACAGATTGCCAAG TTTGTTGTGGGACTGGGTGATAAAGTTTCACCTACTGATATCGAAGAAGGCATGCGTGTTGG TGTGGACAGGAACAAATATCAAATTCAGATTCCTTTGCCTCCCAAAATTGATCCAAGTGTTACAATGATGACAGTGGAGGAAAAGCCAGATGTTACATATAATGATGTTGGAGGATGTAAGGAGCAGATTGAAAAGATGAGAGAG GTGGTTGAGTTGCCTATGCTTCACCCTGAAAAATTCGTAAAGCTGGGGATTGATCCTCCAAAGGGTGTTCTATGCTATGGTCCTCCTGGAACTGGCAAAACTCTGCTAGCTAGAGCTGTGGCTAATCGAACTGATGCATGCTTTATCCGTGTTATTGGTAGTGAGCTTGTCCAGAAATATGTTGGCGAGGGAGCTCGGATGGTTCGCGAACTATTTCAG ATGGCTCGCTCCAAAAAAGCTTGTATTGTATTTTTTGATGAAGTAGATGCCATTGGAGGTGCACGGTTTGATGATGGGGTGGGTGGAGACAATGAGGTTCAACGCACCATGCTTGAAATTGTGAATCAGCTTGATGGATTTGATGCTCGTGGAAACATTAAAGTTCTTATGGCAACTAACAG GCCTGATACACTTGATCCAGCGCTTTTACGTCCTGGACGACTAGACCGCAAAGTCGAATTTGGACTGCCAGATCTAGAGAGCAGGACCCAGATTTTCAAGATTCACACACGCACAATGAACTGTGAGAGGGACATTCGATTTGAACTTCTTGCTCGGCTGTGCCCAAATTCTACTG GAGCCGACATAAGAAGTGTGTGCACAGAAGCAGGAATGTACGCTATCCGTGCAAGAAGGAAGACAGTCACCGAGAAAGATTTTCTGGATGCTGTGAACAAAGTTATCAAAGGATATCAGAAATTCAGTGCAACGCCCAAGTATATGGTTTACAATTAA